AAGGCCATCTGATTATTGCATTTGTGAAGACGTGGAAAGAAAAGCATGTAGCGCAATGCCAGGCAGGTATTACGTGCTTGGTAGAAGTTGCTGTTACTGTGAGTAGGCAAATGCGGAGTACAGTGAAGATAAGTAGAAGGAACAATATGGAAATCCCTAAGTTGGGATCCGTCTTTTCTCCTCATGTTCTTGAACCACTCCTGACACTGACTTTCTGAAATTGTTAGGGACCGGAAATTGGTCAGAAAATGAGAATCTCCCTGTATTTTCTGTATGGAAAAAGTATTGTGCGTAATtaccaaagtatttttttaaacattttttgtaggAGTTTTTCATCAGTATGTCTGAAACCATTAAATACAATGACGATGATCATAAAACTCTGTTTCTGAAAACCCTAAACGAGCAGCGCCTGGAAGGAGAATTTTGCGATATCGCGATTGTGGTGGAGGATGTCAAGTTCAGGGCGCACAGGTGTGTCCTTGCCGCCTGCAGCACCTACTTTAAAAAGCTTTTCAAGAAGCTTGAGGTCGATAGCTCTTCAGTAATAGAAATAGATTTTCTCCGTTCTGATATATTTGAAGAGGTCCTGAATTACATGTACACGGCAAAGATTTCTGTGAAAAAAGAAGATGTTAACTTAATGATGTCATCGGGTCAGATTCTCGGTATCCGATTTTTGGATAAACTCTGTTCTCAGAAGCGGGACGTGTCCAGTCCCGACGAAAATAACGGCCAGTCCAAAAGCAAGTACTGCCTCAAGATCAATCGCCCCATTGGAGATGCCGCTGACACTCAGGATGATGACGTGGAGGAAATCGGAGACCAAGACGACAGTCCCTCTGATGACACGGTAGAAGGCACCCCCCCAAGTCAGGAGGATGGCAAGTCACCCACGACGACGCTCAGGGTCCAGGAAGCGATCCTGAAAGAGCTGGGGAGTGAGGAGGTGCGGAAAGTCAATTGCTATGGCCAGGAAGTCGAATCCATGGAGACCCCCGAGTCCAAGGATCTGGGATCCCAGACCCCTCAAGCCTTAACATTTAACGATGGGATGAGCGAAGTGAAGGATGAACAGACCCCAGGCTGGACCACAGCTGCCAGCGACATGAAGTTTGAGTACCTGCTGTACGGCCACCACCGGGAGCAGATCGCCTGCCAGGCCTGCGGGAAGACGTTTTCGGACGAGGGCAGGCTGAGAAAGCACGAGAAGCTGCACACGGCCGACCGGCCCTTCGTCTGCGAGATGTGCACCAAGGGCTTCACCACCCAGGCCCACCTGAAGGAGCACCTGAAGATCCACACGGGCTACAAGCCCTACAGCTGCGAGGTGTGCGGCAAGTCGTTCATCCGCGCCCCGGACTTGAAGAAGCACGAGCGGGTCCACAGCAACGAGCGGCCCTTCGCCTGCCACATGTGCGACAAGGCCTTCAAACACAAGTCCCACCTCAAGGACCACGAGCGCAGGCATCGGGGCGAGAAGCCCTTCGTGTGCGGCTCCTGCACCAAGGCCTTCGCCAAGGCGTCGGATCTGAAACGGCACGAGAACAATATGCACAGCGAGCGGAAGCAGGTCACCCCCAGCGCCATGCAGAGCGAGACGGAGCAGCTGCAGGCGGCGGCCATGGCCGCGGAGGCCGAGCAGCAGCTGGAGACCATCGCCTGCAGCTAGAGGCGGGGGACCGGGATGCTCGGGGCAGGGGTGCTCCGCCGGCATCCTGCATCTTGACCCATGAACGCCAGCCGCTGCATTTCGGTGGAAACTTACGGAGCATTGTACTCGCTGGACTTAAGGCAGTGCTTGGTTGGGTGTTTTGAAAACTTTTCAAGGAAATACCGTTCCTTGGTTCTGACCGAACAGTTTCACCGTCCCGTCTGGTGTCTAGTATTAATGTTGCCAGTAAGCATCCGCACCCCCCGCCCcacttttttatgatttctgattttaattttgaGAACTCTTGTGTCCAGTTCAGAAGTGAGAGACTTCTGTCCCTTTTTTAAATTCCTCTCTCTGCTTGCTGCACCGGGGAGCGCACTGCACAGAGTGATAATTGAATGAATTGATTTCCTGGTCATCACCGTTCTATGTGACTTAGGGTTgcaacagcatttttaaaaactttggtaAAAGTACTTTGTGTCGACGCAGAAAATACGGGTGGGTGGTTGACCAAGAACCCTGCGTGCGCAGATGTGAAAACAAgttgtggaaatgcaaaatggtctCAGATTTATATACTTGGTTTGTTAATTTTCTATCACTGTTTTTCATGGTTTTTGTGGACAAATAATGGTTGCTTTGCTGAAGTGTTTCTTCATCCCTTTTGATTGCCCACACCTGCCCCCCAAAGGTTTCATCATCACACGTCCCGAAGGCATGTTGGTGGTCTGAGGGCTGAGTTTTTTCATTCCTCTTATTTCGGGCATTGCCACTCTGCAGCCGACGGGGTTTGTGGGATGGACCAGTGATGAGAGGGTTAGAAAAAGGAGTATAGGAAGCTGACTCTCAGAGACAAGGCTTGCACATTTGCCACAATTCCAAGATTTCCTAGATCAAATAAATTCCTAATTGATTTTGAAATCGGATTTTTGTTTAGGATCAAAATTAGGACAAGAACAGGTATGCTTCTTCGGATACATTTGTGTAACTTAAAAGAGTGTCATCAAGCTTTTGGGCTCTCTGTAGCACATGATTTATCCATAAAGGagatgcagtgtccttccttaaGTCAAgacgtttaaaattttttaagtgtgtAAATAGTACAGAAGCATTGGTCTTATGTATCTCAAGTACAAGTAGACAGCTGCACTTTTTTTGCACATTGGATTAAAGTTACTTCCATCAGCAACAAACATCAGTCTGTTTTTAACCAGTATTAAAGATTGTCAGACCAAATGTTTatgtttttgaagtatatttcATCACTGGTTACACTTTTAAGTGGAAGTTGACTGCCTTTTCATAgctgtaaatggaattataagtGCTGTTCCAATTCTGGTGTATGaaacttctttttaaacattctttAGGAATATATTGAAATACCATCAATAGTTTGAATTATGTTCTGTAATAAAGTATTAATTATTTTAGAATGTAccatttttgaaaaatgtcaatttttaaaatttatttttggttgctaggattttttttaaagatacattaATTTCATTTCCTAGCTTGTTGCATTAACACCTGTAATTATAATTGtgagataaattttattttttaaattggtgtaTATGTTATGCCCAAGATTGTAGGATGAAGATGCTACCTTTTTAAGAAACTTATTTATTGGTAAATGTTTAATTTagtttaaaactaatttaattttttttcttaaaagttgaTTATTTTCTCCTAAAAGTAGTCCTGTCACTGTGTTTATGTACTATTGGTAGAAAGGGAACTGATTGCTGTTCCTAGACTGTTTTaaccaaagcaaaggaaaaataatttaacatcTTGTGGATAGCTACTTCAGCAAATCATTTTTGGGGCCTTCGTTTttgtatataaaagaaaatatacttctgtcattcctgttttcatttttttcttagcaaCCTGTCACATATCCAGGTTTCTACTAAAGTGCATTTTCTATACTGTCTTCGTCCTGgttttacagaattgcaagttcaCCGTGTGGCATTAACCCTCATTGAAACCACCTAAGCATGGTGGTACCCCAAAAAGAAAGCTTAATATTCAGCACTTTATTTGCATCATGTAAATATGTGTCATTTGTCCTATTTTGCATGAGAAATATATTTGTGTTGTAATTTCTGCCACCGGTGCTGGGTTCATCTGTGCATGTGTTCCTTGTGTTCTGGGCAGCAGCAAggtcatgacatggcagctgtcCTGTCTCCTGGTCATTAagcctgcctctccccacccagtTGGCTTTAGTGTCCCCTGGGTGATGAAACCCTCATCTCATGTCCAGCAGTTCAAGGGTACCTCCCATCACAGCGAGGTAATTCTGAAACATGCTTACACTGAATCTGCCTTGTGAGAGGGAAGGAAATTCCAATGTCAACGTTGCCACTCTTTCATTATACAAAAACCACCTACCTTTTTTCTATTTGTCCAAAGAGAATGTCTACAAACTTGATTTAGCTTTTTATGCCAACTTGCACGGCATTGGCAGTGATTGAGGAAGGGAATTTTAGGAAGTCTAAAATTTAGGTTATCTGCCTGCTAATTAACTTGATCACAAATTTAGAATTTTTAGACATTACAGAGGTCACCATCAAGTGAGGCTGATACTAACAAATTCCTCCTATtgtgttgggggaaaaaaattgtgttgagAGAGTGAGGCAAGTTGATACAGTTTCCTATTTAATGGATTATGTCCTGTAAGGTTATCTGTAACTTAGTCATTGGGAGCCTGGAACTCATTTTCCGGAGTAATGCTGTTAGTGGTGATTAGTTCCCAGGGCAGATGTAAAAGCCCTTTGTGTAAGTGGAATTGAACTAGTATGATAAGGGTTCTAGTCTGGAGTTCTGAGTTAGGAGTTACAGAGAAAGGGAGAACAGCTCTCACATCCCTGTCTGCCCTTTACTTTGAACATCTGCCTGCCTTTCTCCTTTACCCAGCACGCCACCCCTACCAAATGTATGGGAGACTAATAAGACATCCAGCTGGAGGCAAGGTAACCGTTGAAAATCATCGCAGTGAGAGACCAGGGCCTAAATTTATCCTGCTTCCTTCTAATACTTCACTGAAAGCTGTAAGCACGTGAGCGATGGGGATTCCCTGCCTATGTGATGAACGCCCACTCCCATCCCGAAGATGTCTAACTGCTCCTTGTGCTTTGCATTCTGTCTCCGTTTTTTGCCTACCCCCTTGTAACTGGGAACTTTCTCCCCCTTGGAACTGTTCAAAATATGTTTAGTCCTGCTTGACAAAGCTTCAGATACGTGAAGACAGTGTGTCCTTAATTCAGCATGTCTCAAGCATTGCATGTGAGGCCCTGGGCTGAAGGTGGCGTTTGCCCCGGATTCCTTAAAGGTCACCATACTGATCGTCTCTCAAGGGCCCTGGATGTAATTTCTCTGGATTGCGACAGATTTTAGCAGCTGTGTGATTCCATGATATCTTCCAGAGATGCTCCCAATTACCTTTCTTCACAGAAATCTTTTCAAGATAGCAAGGAGAGAGGGTGGGTTAGTGGAAAGAATTTTGAAGTCAAACTTGAATTGGATCCTGGTTCCGCTTTTCGATTAACGTATAAATTTAGGCAAATTCTTAGCTGCCCCGACCCTTCATTTCATTATTTCTAAAATAGTGACGGGGATTTCTACTTCAATGGTCTGCTGTGAAGATGAGTGATAACCAGTACACATCTACTACTTTTGAGGTGCGCTGTAAATGTTCCCTGCTTCTTAAAGGGCATTCTCAATACAGAAGCAGAAGCAAGATTGAATTTCTCTTGACGTTGACATCTGTCCATCTTTGGCTCCAAGCTGTAGACCTAGACCTCATTCTGTGATATCTACAGAAGCTGTGTTTATCTTAGCATTTCTGTAATCTTCAACCAGTTCACAGCTTTGTCCTCACAAACTCCTGTATTCTTCTCAGTTGTCTTTGGTTCTGTAATCCCCCATCCTTTAATTAAGTAGGTCGCGGGAGTGTAGTCGAGTGTAAACACTGGGCTCTGGGTGGGCTCCCTGCTGTTCTTTGGGAATATGTGTGATGGCAGAGTCAGAATTGCAATTTTGAGAGCTGGCTTTTGAGTTTCATCTCTGAAATCGTGCATTTGGGGAGGTATGTTTACATTTGCTTTTCAGAAATTGAGTGTATTTGAGTCTACACCTGACCTTTCCCTTTCTGGTTTGTATGAATTCCAAGATGATCTGTTGTCTTCTCCCCAAAGGGGCTGGCACTACTGCTGAAGAATTCTGATCTTCCTTTAGTTCCAGAATACCAgtttactgaatcactttgctcttttTTGGAGGATATTTCCATCCACCTTACATAAAAGTACTTTCTGTGGCGTAAGATTAAAGTATATCAGTCAACAAATGCTTACTGCATGTCttgtgtgtgccaggcattggacTGGATGCTGAGGATGCAACAGTGGACGGGATTGACACCATTCTCAACCCCATGGAGCTTACGGTCCAGAATGGAGTTAAACGATGACTTTTCCAAGTCTTACAAAATTTTACAAAGATTTACAAAAGATTACAAATatgaaaaatgctttaaaaactcTGCTGTGACATGTATTTCAATGCAGTTCATGGAATATACTTTAGAAGGTAATTAAGCATTTTTAATACATAGTCATGAAATTTAGTCAGACCAAAAGAAACATTCTCAGATGACTTTTTGAATGAGTACTGAGAAAATGTATGTGTTCAATATTACCATTTTCAATGGTTCTCAACTTCTCTCAATGATACTGGACTTTGGAAACAGGAGTGTAAAATGAGACTatagtttatttcttaaaaataatgggATtctggacttccccagtggtggagtggttaagaatccgcctgccaatgcaggagacacgggttcgagccctggtccaggaagatcccacatgccgcagagcagctaagcctgtgggcaacaaccactgagcctccgctctagagcccttgagccacaactactgagcccacgtgctgcaactactgagcccgcgtgcctagagcccgtgctctgccacaagagaagccaccacaatgggaaggctgcgcaccgcaacgaagagcagcccccgctcgccgcaactagagaaagcctgcgcgcagcaacgaagacccaatgcagccaaaaataaataaataaataatttatttatttatttaaaaaaaaaataatggatccTGTCATCAGGAAAGGGTACTGATGAAAATTAGAAGAGTAAAAGCGTGGTAACCTTGGCTTCCTGCAGCTTTGAACAAAGATATTAGTACCTCAGAAAGAGGGACCTCCATGAGCAATACAAGGTATCCAACTGAGATTCAGCAGGTGCTCGTTTAGAGCCCATGGATCAGGGTAGGGTAGCAAGTAAGCTAAGggaaacctgaaaaaaaatttcgTCTCTTAGTTTTAGATCACCATAAGGCGGGCTGTCATTTCGAGGGAGTTCTGTGGAAAGCATCCTGTGCTATTAAACTTATTGGGAATgtggttattttttgttttcaatcgGAGGGCAGAAGCCTCATAGATAATTCCTATAAGTGATTCTTATAGATCAtggctgtttctttttatttgctttcACTTGTCGTGTTGAACTTCGGTCACTGGATAGTTAAGAGGGTCAGGAATTTAATAATGAAAACTAGCATATATTGAATGTTTACCAGGTATCAGGCACTATGTACACAATCTCTTTGTATGCTTTGTGACAACTCTCAGGGTACATGTTATTAGGGATGAAGACACCAAGATTCAAAGAAGTTAAAAATGCCGCCAATATCAAGTTGTTATCAGAGCCAGGACAGAAGAACAAGTCCGCCTCCAGGGCCTGTGCTCTTAGTCACCGTGTCATATGCCCTCAAACCAGGAAAGGAGCAACTCTGGCCCTGCACATGTTCTTACCACCTTCAGTCCACTGTTAGGGAGAGCAGCTGGAGGACAGAGGGGGCATTTACACAAATAGCTGCCCCTGAGTTTGTATAATAAATTGGtcccaatattttaatttctgtaagACATTTCCCATCCAAGGGCCCGAATTACTAACCAACATTGTTCTGCCTCTCTTCCGGTCTAGAGGCTGCCCCCAAATAATGTGGAAAACTGCAAACAGAATGTCATGGTTGATTGCAAAATAACAAAGCTACCCGTCTGCTTTCTTTACACGTTCCCTTATGCAGTGAGCCAGGGAAATCCCACCAGACCAGAGGCCATCTACTTTGGTGCCAAAATTAACTCATTGTGTTTGTAAAAATGGTTATCTATGTCAGGAgttttcccacccacccccttctcTCTGAAAAGTGCTAGAAAACTTGAATTCAGGTTCTACCTCTACTGCTTTCAAGCTGTCACCACCTTGGGCTGGTTATATAATCTCTTGAATTCCTTCAGCCAAAATGCAAACAGTGATTGCCTGCCCAGTTTACCCCACTCTTGCTTATTATTTCAAAAGATAATGTCATTGTTTTGCATAAGTAACAGGTAGGAAATTTAGCTTTAAGATGTTTTTTTAAGATCAGatataattgatttaaaatgttaaccGACCTCAGGATGACCGATAGAGAAGGTTAGAAGGGTAACGAGGAACTTAATTGCACTTCATTCTTAATGCTGTTTACATTTAATTAAATGAAGTGTGTGTGTATTAGTACTGGTTTTTCTAATTCTTGGAATATTTTAGCTACTC
The sequence above is a segment of the Eschrichtius robustus isolate mEscRob2 chromosome 14, mEscRob2.pri, whole genome shotgun sequence genome. Coding sequences within it:
- the ZBTB14 gene encoding zinc finger and BTB domain-containing protein 14; this translates as MEFFISMSETIKYNDDDHKTLFLKTLNEQRLEGEFCDIAIVVEDVKFRAHRCVLAACSTYFKKLFKKLEVDSSSVIEIDFLRSDIFEEVLNYMYTAKISVKKEDVNLMMSSGQILGIRFLDKLCSQKRDVSSPDENNGQSKSKYCLKINRPIGDAADTQDDDVEEIGDQDDSPSDDTVEGTPPSQEDGKSPTTTLRVQEAILKELGSEEVRKVNCYGQEVESMETPESKDLGSQTPQALTFNDGMSEVKDEQTPGWTTAASDMKFEYLLYGHHREQIACQACGKTFSDEGRLRKHEKLHTADRPFVCEMCTKGFTTQAHLKEHLKIHTGYKPYSCEVCGKSFIRAPDLKKHERVHSNERPFACHMCDKAFKHKSHLKDHERRHRGEKPFVCGSCTKAFAKASDLKRHENNMHSERKQVTPSAMQSETEQLQAAAMAAEAEQQLETIACS